Part of the Vibrio ishigakensis genome, TTGGATACGGGCCATCTCACCGGAGGCATTAATGTCCTTGGTGGTGGTGGATACGTTGTGATCCATAGTCGCGAATGTCTTGCCTGTTTGACGAACACGGCGGCCTTTTTCACGCAGGCCGTCGAACGCCTGCGGAGAAGTTACTTCGTGTACTAGGTGACGGTCGATGTACAGGATAGGGTTTTCACCCTCTGCTGCTACTACAACGTGCGCGTCATAGATTTTTTCATATAAGGTTTTAGCCATGATTGATTCCTTACGCGCCTAAGATGTACTGAGCGATCTTGTCACCCATTTCTGATGTAGTTAGAACTGTGTTTTCACCTGCTAGGTCTGCAGTTAGCTCACCTGCCGCAAGTGCTTTACTTACTGCCGCTTCAATGTCTTTAGCTGCTTGCTCTTCACCTAGGCTATAACGAAGCATTAGTGCTGCAGATAGGATTTGAGCAACAGGGTTTGCGATGTTCTTGCCTGCGATGTCTGGTGCACTACCGCCCGCTGGCTCGTAAAGACCGAAGTTGCTCTCGTTTAGACTTGCAGAAGGAAGCATGCCCATAGAGCCAGTAATCATTGCACATTCATCAGATAGGATGTCACCAAAGATGTTCGAGCAAAGCATGATGTCGAACTGAGATGGATCCTTGATAAGTTGCATGGTCGCGTTATCTATGTACATGTGGTTTAGAATTACGTCAGGGAAGTCCTTCGCTACTTCTTCTACCACTTCACGCCATAGGATAGAGCTCTGCAGTACGTTTGCTTTGTCGATAGAGTAAACGTTCTTGTTACGTAGACGCGCTGATTCAAATGCGATGCGAGCGATGCGCTCAATCTCATAGCGGTGATAAACCTCAGTGTCGAACGCTTTTTCGTTCGCCCCTTCGCCTTCACGACCTTTTGGTTGACCGAAGTAGATACCACCAGTTAGCTCTCGCACTACCACGATATCAAAACCGCGGTCTGAGATGTCTGCACGCAGTGGAGAGAAGCTCTCTAGACCTTTGTGGATCTGTGCTGGACGCAGGTTACAGAACAGTTGGAAGTGCTTACGTAGAGGCAGTAGTGCGCCACGCTCAGGTTGTTCGTTTGGTGGTAGGTTTTCCCACTTGGGACCACCTACAGAGCCAAATAGGATGGCATTAGATTCTTCACAGCCTTTAAGGGTAGCTTCTGGAAGTGGGCAACCGTGGTTGTCGATAGCGATACCGCCTACATCGAACTCGTTGCGCTCGAACTTGATTGCGTGCTTCTGCTCAATTGCGTCCAATACCTTGTGTGCTTGTTGCATTACTTCTGGGCCAATGCCGTCACCAGGTAAGACTGCAATTTTGTAAGATTTATCTGCCATGAAATGGGCTTCCTTCAAAAATAAAATAAGAAATTTCCCCTCTTGCGAGGGGAATAAAATTTAAACGGTTTCAGTAAGTTTGTTCTGTTTGATCTCTTCGATCTGATCAGCGCGATGGATGCTATTGATTACGTGAAGCAGCGCTTGGCCTGATGCCTCAACGATATCAGTAGAAACGCCGGTACCGTGGTACTTGCGACCCTTATAATTGGCGATGATGTCTGCCTGACCTAGACCATCTTCACCTTCGCCTTTTGCGGTAAGGTCGAACTTGTCTAGTACGATGTCATAACCGGTAACACGATAGATGCATTGGTAAAGGGCATCAACAGGACCGTTACCCACAGCTGCTTCGCTCTTCTCTTCATCACCACACTGAAGCTTAATGCTGGTTGTTGCCATTACGCTACCAGATTGCACGCTTAGATAGTTCAACTTGAAGAAGTCGTCTTCGTCGCGAAGGTTAGCAAAGTGCATCAATGCTTCTAGGTCGTAATCAAATACCTGGCCTTTACGGTCAGCTAGCTTCAAGAAGTCAGCATATAGAGTATCTAGATCGTACTCTTCTTCACGGTAACCCATACTATCCATATGGCTCTTAACCGCAGCACGACCAGAACGGCTGGTTAGGTTAAGGGCTTGGTTCTTAAGACCGATAGACTCTGGAGTCATGATCTCATAGGTGTTCTTATTCTTAAGCATGCCATCTTGGTGGATACCTGAAGAGTGGCTGAATGCGTTTGCGCCAACAATCGCCTTGTTGCTCTGAATAGGCATGTTACACAATTGGCTAACTAGCTTACTGGTGCGGTGGATTTCATCGTGCTTAATGTTGGTCGACACGTTGAGTAGACTTTCACGTGTCTTGATGATCATCGCCACTTCTTCTAGTGAGCAGTTACCTGCACGCTCACCGATACCATTGATGGTACCTTCAATCTGACGAGCACCCGCTTGAACTGCTGCAATAGAGTTAGCAACCGACATACCTAGGTCGTCGTGACAGTGCACGGAGATGATGGCTTTGTCGATGTTAGGAACGCGATTGAAAAGGGTTTGGATAATGCCACCGAACTCGTTTGGTACTGTGTAGCCAACGGTATCTGGGATGTTGATGGTGTTGGCACCGGCATCGATAGCCGCTTCTACCATACGACAAAGGTTATCGATTGGAGTACGACCTGCATCTTCGCATGAGAACTCGACATCATCAGTGTATTTGCGCGCATGTTTAACGGCGTTCACACCCATTTCGATAACATCATCGTAACTGCGGCGAAGTTTGTCTTGGACGTGAATAGTAGAGGTAGAGATAAAAGTGTGGATTCGGAATTGGTCAGCAACCTTCAAGGCTTCGGCTGCGGCATCAATGTCTTTGGCAACGGCGCGAGATAGGGCACAGATGCGAGAGTTTTTGATGTTTTTTGCGATGGTTTGAACTGACTCGAAATCACCCGGAGAAGAGATAGGGAAGCCAGCTTCGATAACATCAACGCCCAAGCGCTCAAGGGCATATGCGATTTGCAGTTTCTCTTTGACCGTTAGACTCGCTGACAGTGCTTGCTCACCGTCACGTAATGTAGTGTCAAAGATTATCACCTGATCACTCATGTTGGCTTCCTTATTCCGTTGTTTGATTTAAATACAAAAAAACCCGCATTCTCTTTGCGGGTTTGTTTGTTGATGGTGGCGTTTTTCGCCCACTAGCTACCCGCGCGATTAAGTCACGATCAGGAGGAGCAGTAGAGAAGTGAATACACCAAATTTCATATTAAAAAACATTCCATCAACGAAGTTAACAAATTAGTACCGCACTTCCGGCATGAGCGTCAAGCATAAAGTGGAATAAATTTGCGCAAATTTAAAATTGCAGAAATATAGGTCATATCTACGTTGGGATAACAAAATTATCCAAATCTTGGGTTTTTGATTAATTTTGTTTGTTAATCAGGTGGTTAATTTATCGCTATAATTAATCAAATGATTAATTAATGGGGTGAATAGGGTGAGAAAAGCAGGACGTCCGACCTCTGAAACCAAGA contains:
- the leuB gene encoding 3-isopropylmalate dehydrogenase, whose amino-acid sequence is MADKSYKIAVLPGDGIGPEVMQQAHKVLDAIEQKHAIKFERNEFDVGGIAIDNHGCPLPEATLKGCEESNAILFGSVGGPKWENLPPNEQPERGALLPLRKHFQLFCNLRPAQIHKGLESFSPLRADISDRGFDIVVVRELTGGIYFGQPKGREGEGANEKAFDTEVYHRYEIERIARIAFESARLRNKNVYSIDKANVLQSSILWREVVEEVAKDFPDVILNHMYIDNATMQLIKDPSQFDIMLCSNIFGDILSDECAMITGSMGMLPSASLNESNFGLYEPAGGSAPDIAGKNIANPVAQILSAALMLRYSLGEEQAAKDIEAAVSKALAAGELTADLAGENTVLTTSEMGDKIAQYILGA
- the leuA gene encoding 2-isopropylmalate synthase translates to MSDQVIIFDTTLRDGEQALSASLTVKEKLQIAYALERLGVDVIEAGFPISSPGDFESVQTIAKNIKNSRICALSRAVAKDIDAAAEALKVADQFRIHTFISTSTIHVQDKLRRSYDDVIEMGVNAVKHARKYTDDVEFSCEDAGRTPIDNLCRMVEAAIDAGANTINIPDTVGYTVPNEFGGIIQTLFNRVPNIDKAIISVHCHDDLGMSVANSIAAVQAGARQIEGTINGIGERAGNCSLEEVAMIIKTRESLLNVSTNIKHDEIHRTSKLVSQLCNMPIQSNKAIVGANAFSHSSGIHQDGMLKNKNTYEIMTPESIGLKNQALNLTSRSGRAAVKSHMDSMGYREEEYDLDTLYADFLKLADRKGQVFDYDLEALMHFANLRDEDDFFKLNYLSVQSGSVMATTSIKLQCGDEEKSEAAVGNGPVDALYQCIYRVTGYDIVLDKFDLTAKGEGEDGLGQADIIANYKGRKYHGTGVSTDIVEASGQALLHVINSIHRADQIEEIKQNKLTETV